Proteins from a genomic interval of Chanos chanos chromosome 3, fChaCha1.1, whole genome shotgun sequence:
- the LOC115807327 gene encoding leukocyte elastase inhibitor codes for MASLTAANTSFSLNLFNKITENNKTGNVFYSPLSISSALAMVYLGAEGNTAAQMSESLHLNKAEEDIHVGFSKLLSELNKEGAPYTLSLANRLYGEHSYKFIEKFLNDTKTHYQAELEAVDFKSNAEAARENINAWVQKQTQDKIKDLLPEGVVDELTRLVLVNAIYFKGSWDRKFKQSSTEEVPFKLSKNKTKPVKMMRQKAQFPLAYIPSLNMQILELPYEGKDLSMLIMLPNELTDNTTGLEKLEQELTYENFVEWTRPDMMDTLVVQVGLPRFKLEEMYDMKDLLISMGMVDAFDQRKCNFSGMSPNDDLVLSKVVHKSFVEVNEEGTEAAAATAVAIMTRGRALLRPERFIADHPFLFFIRHNPTQSILFCGRYSSP; via the exons ATGGCATCTCTGACAGCAGCAAACACCAGTTTCTCCCTCAACCTGTTTAATAAGATCACAGAGAACAATAAGACAGGCAATGTGTTCTATTCTCCTCTGAGTATCTCCTCAGCCCTGGCCATGGTCTATCTGGGTGCTGAGGGAAACACTGCAGCTCAGATGTCTGAG TCTTTGCACCTGAACAAAGCTGAAGAAGACATTCATGTGGGCTTCAGCAAGCTCCTTAGTGAGCTGAACAAAGAGGGAGCACCATATACCCTGAGCCTGGCCAATCGCCTGTATGGAGAGCACTCCTACAAGTTTATTGAG AAATTTCTGAATGACACCAAAACACATTACCAGGCTGAACTTGAAGCTGTAGATTTCAAATCAAATGCAGAGGCTGCCCGCGAAAACATAAATGCCTGggtacagaaacagacacaag ACAAAATCAAAGACTTGCTGCCTGAAGGAGTGGTCGATGAGCTGACAAGACTTGTCTTGGTTAATGCCATCTACTTCAAGGGCTCCTGGGACAGGAAATTTAAACAGAGTTCCACTGAAGAAGTTCCTTTTAAGCTGAGTAAG AATAAGACCAAACCAGTAAAGATGATGCGTCAGAAAGCTCAATTCCCTTTGGCCTACATCCCTTCACTGAACATGCAGATTCTGGAACTTCCTTATGAAGGCAAAGACCTGAGCATGCTCATTATGCTCCCAAACGAACTGACTGACAACACCACTGGCCTTGAGAAG CTGGAGCAGGAGCTCACCTATGAGAACTTTGTCGAGTGGACGAGGCCTGATATGATGGACACGCTGGTTGTGCAGGTGGGCCTGCCCAGGTTCAAGTTGGAGGAGATGTATGACATGAAAGATCTTCTGATCAGCATGGGCATGGTGGATGCCTTTGACCAGCGTAAGTGTAACTTCTCAGGAATGTCACCCAACGATGATCTGGTGCTGTCGAAGGTGGTCCACAAGTCCTTTGTGGAGGTGAATGAGGAGGGCACTGAGGCTGCTGCTGCAACTGCTGTGGCCATAATGACTAGGGGTCGTGCCCTTCTACGCCCAGAAAGGTTCATTGCAGAtcacccttttctctttttcatccgACACAATCCCACTCAGAGCATCCTTTTCTGTGGCCGCTACAGTTCTCCTTAA